A section of the Rhizophagus irregularis chromosome 16, complete sequence genome encodes:
- a CDS encoding Serine/threonine-protein kinase, translating into MTDYDMQTSSNYSSGSPSSGGFGGNGGQEYVVFDRTTEGFSKGTLDRSTAAKLKLEHFYKVTLDQARERNDRRNELEKKLEKEDISDERKNRQLQSLGRKESSFLRLRRTRLGLEDFVTVKVIGKGAFGEVRLVQKADTGKIYAMKTLRKADMFKKDQLAHVKAERDVLAESDSPWVVQLFYSFQDVSYLYLIMEFLPGGDLMTMLIKYDTFSEDVTRFYIAECVLAIEAIHKLNFIHRDIKPDNILIDKDGHIKLSDFGLSTGFHRTHDSAYYQRLLDGSLNTSSGHRQLGSEANINLTLSSKDRIATWKKNRRALAYSTVGTPDYIAPEIFLQQGYGQECDWWSLGAIMFECLVGYPPFCSENAHETYRKIINWRDQLYFPDDVHLGPEAENLVRRLICAPEQRLGRHGAEEIKVHPFFAGVDWDTIRSIEAPFVPNLKSITDTSYFPTDDLDKIPEQPQTIERNNSNATGEYNQKDLAFVGYTYKRFDVLTRKNAW; encoded by the exons ATGACAGACTATGATATGCAGACTTCTTCAAATTATTCCTCGGGATCACCGTCTTCTGGTGGCTTTGGTGGTAATGGCGGTCAAGAATACGTAGTTTTTGATAGAACTACTGAAGGTTTCTCGAAGGGTACTTTGGACAGATCTACCGCcgcaaaattaaaattagaacaCTTCTATAAGGTTACGTTGGATCAAGCGAGAGAGCGTAATGACCG ACGTAatgaacttgaaaaaaaactcGAAAAAGAAGATATCTCAGATGAACGAAAGAACAGACAACTTCAATCACTTGGAAGAAAAGAATCTTCTTTTTTGAGACTTCGAAGGACTAGATTAGGATTAGAAGATTTCGTTACCGTCAAAGTAATCGGTAAGGGTGCATTTGGCGAG gTTCGATTAGTTCAAAAAGCTGATACAGGGAAAATATATGCAATGAAAACTTTAAGAAAGGCAGATATGTTTAAAAAAGATCAG TTGGCTCACGTTAAAGCTGAGCGTGATGTTCTTGCTGAATCTGATTCTCCATGGGTAGTTCAACTATTTTACTCCTTCCAAGATGTGTCATATCTTTATCttattatggaatttttgCCCGGTGGTGATTTAATGACAATGTTGATCAAGTATGATACCTTCTCGGAGGATGTAACAAGATTTTATATTGCAGAGTGTGTTTTAGCCATTGAAGCAATTCACAAACTAAATTTCATTCATcg aGACATCAAACCGGATAACATTTTGATCGACAAAGATGGTCATATTAAATTGTCCGATTTTGGTCTTTCTACTGGTTTTCATCGAACACACGATTCTGCATATTATCAAAGACTTTTAGATGGAAGCCTTAATACTTCATCAGGTCACAGACAATTAGGTAGTGAAGCTAATATTAATTTGACATTATCGAGCAAGGACAGAATTGCCacatggaaaaaaaatcgaaGAGCTTTG gcTTATTCCACGGTTGGTACACCGGATTATATTGCACCCGAAATTTTCTTACAGCAAGGTTATGGCCAAGAATGTGATTGGTGGTCACTAGGAGCCATCATGTTTGAATGTCTTGTAGGTTATCCACCATTTTGTAGTGAAAATGCTCATGAAacttatagaaaaattatcaattggCGGGATCAATTATATTTTCCTGATGATGTTCATTTAGGTCCTGAAGCAGAAAATTTAGTTCGAcg ACTTATTTGTGCACCTGAACAACGTTTGGGACGTCATGGTGCCGAAGAAATTAAAGTACATCCATTTTTTGCTGGAGTAGATTGGGATACCATTCGCAGCATTGAAGCACCTTTTGTACCAAATTTGAAATCTATTACTGATACTAGCTATTTCCCTACAGACGATCTGGATAAGATTCCAGAACAACCCCAAACTATCG aACGTAACAATTCAAACGCTACTGGagaatataatcaaaaagacTTGGCTTTCGTCGGTTATACATACAAGAGATTTGACGTTCTTACAAGAAAAAATGCttggtaa